Proteins from a genomic interval of Rosa chinensis cultivar Old Blush chromosome 2, RchiOBHm-V2, whole genome shotgun sequence:
- the LOC112188913 gene encoding DNA-binding protein HEXBP yields MKTEAPGFLIQIDDDVDDDFLSQVAAAEAHALANKRRRIATPTLSPNAVASAPPPPGAANPKERSDSEADGGLYIAALKGNQSAFSEPPRGGGFGRGRVGGAVAASGNDGVLGGDACFKCGKSGHWARDCDAPGGGRGGGGGGYNGNYGGGAYNGNYGGDAASAILFPEKSCPCGSGTCVVLTANTEKNRGRKFYKCPLRQENGGCGFFEWCDNASGPNAMAGAGSGSFSRTQNYASDSTFPALECPCGGGQCRILTAKTGKNIGSQFYRCPGNEGSSCGFFKWCNENTVAAGSVQGARIPKVVYGSSETGSQGSYGVRTGSSCYKCGKEGHWARDCSVPSNNAPVEFGGRSASTSSCYKCGKTGHWARDCPSG; encoded by the exons ATGAAGACGGAAGCACCCGGATTTCTGATCCAAATCGACGACGACGTAGACGACGACTTCCTTTCTCAGGTTGCCGCCGCCGAGGCCCATGCTCTCGCGAACAAGCGCCGCCGTATCGCCACCCCCACGCTCTCCCCAAACGCCGTCGCGTCGGCACCTCCTCCACCAGGCGCAGCGAATCCGAAGGAGAGATCCGACTCCGAAGCCGACGGCGGTCTCTACATCGCGGCGCTCAAAGGAAACCAGAGCGCGTTCTCCGAGCCTCCGCGCGGCGGTGGATTTGGCAGAGGGCGAGTCGGCGGGGCCGTAGCGGCCTCGGGAAACGACGGCGTTTTGGGCGGTGATGCGTGCTTCAAGTGCGGGAAATCGGGACACTGGGCTCGCGATTGCGATGCCCCAGgcggaggaagaggaggaggaggcggggGGTATAATGGTAATTACGGCGGCGGAGCGTATAATGGTAATTACGGCGGCGACGCTGCGTCCGCCATTTTGTTTCCTGAGAAAAGCTGCCCCTGTGGATCTGGAACCTGCGTGGTGCTCACTGCAAATACTGAGAAGAATCGAGGTCGAAAATTCTACAAATGCCCACTTAGACAG GAAAATGGGGGTTGTGGTTTCTTTGAGTGGTGTGATAATGCTTCTGGGCCTAATGCCATGGCTGGTGCTGGTAGTGGTAGCTTTAGTAGGACCCAAAACTATGCATCTGATTCTACATTTCCAGCTCTTGAATGTCCCTGTGGTGGTGGGCAATGCCGAATCTTAACAGCTAAAACGGGCAAAAATATCGGCAGCCAATTCTATCGCTGTCCTGGAAATGAG GGAAGCTCTTGCGGTTTCTTCAAGTGGTGCAATGAGAATACTGTGGCAGCTGGTAGTGTTCAAGGTGCACGAATCCCCAAGGTGGTTTATGGTTCAAGCGAGACAGGCAGCCAAGGGAGCTATGGTGTTAGGACTGGTTCTTCCTGTTACAAGTGTGGAAAGGAAGGGCATTGGGCAAGAGATTGCTCCGTTCCTTCAAACAATGCTCCGGTTGAATTTGGAGGACGGTCTGCTTCAACAAGCAGCTGCTATAAGTGTGGAAAGACGGGGCACTGGGCCAGGGACTGTCCTTCTGGTTAA